In Triticum urartu cultivar G1812 unplaced genomic scaffold, Tu2.1 TuUngrouped_contig_6766, whole genome shotgun sequence, a single window of DNA contains:
- the LOC125531060 gene encoding uncharacterized protein LOC125531060 translates to MSLRRLLGLSAAVSGRLSRSFSTSTAASSRPPWILVDQLSVATGSAAPGASGRIVEPPRFSSIAVPALQVDTSAGPDPDSDVAQLLVGRVCSASADGLLLIVIYDLRATAPILAKQGANHVRQLTGLVRGHTPDTTRFLCNPLTGQLTRLPAIDVGPRRLVCGPHMGVLTQAGRGHGDGPPDRVAVAELQGNRMLRFLSDTGEWDVAVTTPCQLPGVRRFHSETGRRFDQEAFAFGDRLWWADLRWLDLEGFEALSKDAPAVGRYRRMGVSEGRLRYAEVWSREPFVLSSFTLDDEGSGWTLEHRVVLSRLWADGDHPWLPLPEKTTPQIVALDPLNGNVIYLKVGRHSIGVDMSKEEVIRSFLDRGAGCIPCVLPPWLESSRNSAAGKDNMESKTLAGVLVRSDRHHTK, encoded by the exons ATGTCGCTCCGGCGCCTCTTGGGCCTTTCCGCCGCCGTGTCCGGCCGCCTAAGCCGCTCCTTCTCCACCTCCACGGCCGCCTCCTCCCGCCCTCCCTGGATCTTGGTCGACCAGCTGTCAGTGGCCACCGGGTCGGCAGCACCGGGCGCGTCCGGGCGCATCGTCGAGCCCCCGCGCTTCTCCAGCATCGCCGTCCCGGCGCTCCAGGTCGACACCAGCGCCGGCCCCGACCCCGACAGCGACGTCGCGCAACTCCTCGTCGGCCGCGTGTGCTCCGCCAGCGCCGACGGCCTCCTCCTTATCGTCATCTACGATCTCCGCGCCACGGCTCCCATCCTCGCCAAGCAGGGCGCCAATCATGTCCGCCAGCTGACCGGCCTCGTCCgcgggcacaccccggacaccaCGCGCTTCCTCTGCAACCCTCTCACCGGCCAACTGACCCGCCTCCCGGCCATCGACGTCGGCCCGAGGCGGCTCGTGTGCGGCCCTCACATGGGCGTCCTCACCCAAGCCGGTCGCGGGCACGGAGACGGACCTCCCGACAGGGTCGCCGTCGCCGAGCTGCAGGGGAACAGGATGCTCCGCTTTCTCTCGGACACGGGCGAGTGGGACGTCGCGGTCACCACGCCGTGCCAACTCCCGGGCGTCCGGCGGTTTCACTCGGAGACGGGCAGGAGGTTCGACCAAGAGGCGTTCGCCTTCGGCGACCGGCTGTGGTGGGCTGACCTGA GGTGGCTTGACCTGGAGGGTTTTGAGGCCCTGTCCAAAGACGCGCCGGCAGTGGGCAGGTACCGGCGCATGGGGGTCAGCGAGGGAAGGCTGCGCTACGCCGAGGTGTGGAGCCGGGAGCCGTTCGTGCTCAGCTCCTTCACGCTCGACGACGAGGGCAGCGgctggacgctggagcaccgcgTGGTGCTCAGCCGGCTCTGGGCGGATGGAGACCACCCATGGCTGCCCTTGCCGGAGAAGACGACGCCACAAATTGTCGCTCTTGACCCACTGAACGGCAATGTCATCTACCTGAAGGTCGGCAGGCACAGCATCGGCGTGGACATGAGCAAGGAGGAGGTGATTCGGAGCTTTCTGGACAGAGGAGCCGGGTGCATACCATGCGTGCTTCCACCGTGGCTTGAATCCAGCCGGAACTCTGCCGCAG